The following are encoded together in the Gemmatimonadaceae bacterium genome:
- the pssA gene encoding CDP-diacylglycerol--serine O-phosphatidyltransferase — MTPPGPRTNVRRAVVLFPSGLTLGNLFFGMFAIVAATRGDYTQAGWFVVLGGVMDMLDGRVARATNTGGRFGEELDSLVDAITFGVAPSLIMYFAVFNREGWDWLFCFLFTACAVLRLARFNVEQAGTAKTYFQGLPTPAAGMTLATYYWFSQTPLYQETVIANLPWHVLLRYIMIALSFLMVSNVPYPVMPNVGLRSVRGVIGLLLVVGGIVALVFLPNQFFFPAAVVYVAFGIARAATLGLLDRRGVTPGVAAEHAMPSRSRDVSRREDVGDEPWPDARPRRRRRGRRSEGPVPGAPPPAGPRSPNPSPESTAE, encoded by the coding sequence ATGACCCCCCCAGGACCCCGTACGAACGTACGCCGCGCGGTGGTGCTGTTCCCGAGCGGACTCACGCTCGGGAACCTCTTCTTCGGCATGTTCGCCATCGTCGCCGCCACCCGCGGCGACTACACGCAGGCCGGCTGGTTCGTCGTCCTCGGCGGCGTGATGGACATGCTCGACGGACGCGTGGCCCGCGCCACCAACACCGGCGGCCGCTTCGGCGAGGAGCTCGACTCCCTCGTCGACGCGATCACGTTCGGCGTGGCGCCGTCGCTGATCATGTACTTCGCCGTGTTCAACCGCGAAGGGTGGGACTGGCTGTTCTGCTTCCTGTTCACCGCGTGCGCGGTGCTGCGGCTGGCGCGCTTTAACGTCGAGCAGGCGGGCACCGCGAAGACCTATTTCCAGGGCCTCCCCACACCTGCCGCCGGCATGACGCTGGCCACCTACTACTGGTTCAGCCAAACACCGCTGTACCAGGAGACGGTCATCGCCAACCTGCCGTGGCACGTCCTGCTCCGCTACATCATGATCGCCTTGAGCTTCCTGATGGTGAGCAACGTGCCGTACCCCGTGATGCCGAACGTCGGCCTGCGGAGCGTGCGCGGGGTCATCGGGCTGCTGCTCGTGGTGGGCGGCATCGTGGCGCTCGTGTTCCTGCCCAATCAGTTCTTCTTCCCCGCCGCGGTGGTCTACGTCGCGTTCGGCATCGCCCGCGCCGCCACGCTCGGCCTGCTCGACCGGCGGGGCGTCACGCCCGGCGTCGCGGCGGAGCACGCGATGCCCTCCCGTTCCCGCGACGTCAGCCGCCGCGAAGACGTGGGTGACGAGCCGTGGCCGGACGCGCGGCCCCGCCGCCGCCGGCGCGGCCGCCGCAGCGAGGGACCGGTCCCCGGCGCTCCGCCGCCCGCCGGCCCCCGGTCTCCCAATCCTTCACCCGAGTCAACCGCCGAATGA
- the purS gene encoding phosphoribosylformylglycinamidine synthase subunit PurS, whose product MSRFRVSLHITPRRGLLDPQGKAVADALHTLGFASVRDVHVGRHLTVELDAADAAAAEHEVRAMCERLLANPVTEDFDVVSVGAA is encoded by the coding sequence ATGAGTCGCTTTCGCGTATCGCTCCACATCACCCCACGCCGCGGCCTCCTCGACCCGCAGGGCAAGGCCGTGGCCGACGCCCTTCACACCCTCGGTTTCGCCTCGGTGCGCGACGTGCACGTGGGACGGCACCTCACCGTGGAACTCGACGCGGCCGATGCGGCAGCCGCCGAGCACGAGGTGCGCGCCATGTGCGAGCGCCTGCTGGCCAATCCGGTGACCGAGGACTTCGACGTCGTGTCGGTGGGCGCCGCATGA
- a CDS encoding phosphoribosylaminoimidazolesuccinocarboxamide synthase → MSIVTLAPLPLRHLRRGKVREVYVVDPLHLLIVATDRVSAFDVVMKEPIPYKGAVLTQTTAWWLRQFEGEVHHHLITADADEIVRRVPSLMGHRATIAGRAMLCRRTEVFPIECVVRGYISGSAWKEYQAHGTLAGEPLPPGLREADRFETPLFSPATKAESGHDENITPAEVAARLGPDVAAELERLSRHVYEMGRALAADRGIIIADTKFEFGRDASGRITLIDEVLTPDSSRFWPADQYAPGHTQPSFDKQPLRDYLDGERRAGRWNGEAPPPPLPTSVITATSERYLDAYRRITGAALDRAGLA, encoded by the coding sequence ATGAGCATCGTGACGCTGGCCCCGCTCCCCCTGCGCCATCTGCGCCGCGGCAAGGTGCGCGAGGTGTATGTGGTGGACCCGCTGCATCTGCTCATCGTGGCTACCGATCGCGTGAGCGCGTTCGACGTCGTGATGAAAGAGCCGATCCCGTACAAGGGCGCGGTGCTCACGCAGACCACCGCCTGGTGGCTGCGGCAGTTCGAAGGCGAGGTGCACCACCATCTGATCACCGCCGACGCCGACGAGATCGTGCGCCGCGTGCCGTCGCTGATGGGGCATCGCGCGACCATCGCCGGCCGCGCCATGCTGTGCCGCCGCACGGAGGTGTTCCCCATCGAGTGCGTGGTGCGCGGCTACATCTCCGGCTCGGCGTGGAAGGAATACCAGGCGCACGGGACGCTGGCCGGCGAGCCGCTGCCGCCGGGCCTCCGCGAGGCCGACCGATTCGAGACGCCGCTGTTCAGCCCGGCCACCAAGGCGGAGAGCGGCCACGACGAGAACATCACGCCGGCCGAGGTCGCGGCCCGCCTCGGCCCCGACGTGGCCGCGGAGTTGGAGCGGCTCAGCCGCCACGTGTACGAGATGGGCCGGGCCCTCGCCGCCGACCGCGGCATCATCATCGCCGACACCAAGTTCGAGTTCGGGCGCGACGCCTCGGGCCGGATCACGCTGATCGACGAGGTGCTCACCCCCGACAGCTCCCGGTTCTGGCCCGCCGATCAGTACGCCCCGGGCCACACGCAGCCGAGCTTCGACAAGCAACCGTTGCGCGATTATCTCGACGGCGAGCGGCGCGCCGGCCGCTGGAACGGCGAAGCCCCGCCGCCGCCTCTGCCCACCTCGGTGATCACGGCGACCAGCGAGCGCTACCTGGACGCATACCGCCGCATCACCGGCGCCGCGCTCGATCGGGCGGGGCTCGCGTGA
- the purB gene encoding adenylosuccinate lyase has product MTTSDQYSSPLAERYASRAMLQLWGPNTRYGLWRRLWLALAEAEQALGVPIPAEAIAQMRAHLDDIDFEAVAAYERRYRHDVMAHVHAFGDVAPAARKFIHLGATSAFVTDNADLILMRRGLDLLRGKLVHVLRGLGEFARRWRDLPTLGSTHLQPAQPTTVGKRATLWMQDLALDLAELDHRRDTLPCRGVKGTTGTQASFLDLFGGDHDKVRRLERTVTAAIGFRSALPVTGQTYTRKLDAAVLDVVAGVAASAAKFSGDIRMLQSYGEIEEPFEEEQIGSSAMAYKRNPMRCERIASLARFVLTLEPNANLTHSVQFFERTLDDSANRRLSIPEAFLATDAILVIMENVVDGLEVHPARIARRLGDELPFMATEALIIRAVQRGVDRQDAHEQIRRASIAAARAVKDGAPSNDMLLRLAAEPTWPVPADEMHALLDPLNFIGRAREQVDEFLTEVVEPLLRGAPPAEREDVRV; this is encoded by the coding sequence ATGACCACGTCCGATCAGTACTCCTCGCCGCTGGCCGAACGGTACGCCTCGCGTGCGATGCTGCAGCTGTGGGGGCCGAATACGCGTTACGGCCTCTGGCGCCGGCTCTGGCTGGCCCTGGCCGAGGCGGAGCAGGCGCTCGGCGTGCCGATCCCCGCCGAGGCCATCGCCCAGATGCGGGCCCACCTCGACGACATCGATTTCGAGGCCGTGGCCGCCTACGAGCGGCGCTACCGTCATGACGTGATGGCGCACGTCCACGCATTCGGCGATGTGGCCCCCGCGGCGCGGAAGTTCATCCATCTGGGCGCGACGAGCGCGTTCGTCACCGACAACGCCGACCTCATCCTCATGCGGCGCGGCCTCGATCTGCTGCGTGGCAAGCTCGTGCACGTGCTGCGGGGGCTGGGCGAATTCGCGCGACGGTGGCGCGACCTGCCCACGCTCGGCTCCACGCACCTCCAGCCCGCGCAGCCCACCACCGTGGGCAAGCGCGCCACGCTCTGGATGCAGGACCTCGCCCTCGATCTCGCCGAGCTCGATCACCGCCGCGATACCCTCCCGTGCCGCGGCGTGAAGGGGACCACCGGCACGCAGGCGTCGTTCCTCGATCTGTTCGGCGGCGACCACGACAAGGTGCGCCGCCTGGAGCGCACCGTGACCGCGGCGATCGGGTTCCGATCGGCGCTCCCGGTGACGGGACAGACCTACACGCGCAAGCTCGATGCCGCCGTGCTCGACGTGGTGGCCGGCGTGGCGGCCAGCGCCGCCAAGTTCAGCGGCGACATCCGCATGCTGCAGTCCTATGGCGAGATCGAGGAGCCGTTCGAGGAGGAGCAGATCGGGTCGTCGGCCATGGCCTACAAGCGGAATCCCATGCGTTGCGAACGCATCGCATCGCTGGCCCGGTTCGTGCTGACGCTCGAGCCGAACGCCAATCTCACGCACAGCGTCCAGTTCTTCGAGCGCACGCTCGACGACAGCGCCAATCGCCGCCTGTCCATCCCCGAGGCGTTCCTGGCCACCGACGCCATCCTCGTGATCATGGAAAACGTGGTGGACGGCCTGGAGGTGCATCCGGCGCGGATCGCTCGCCGGCTCGGCGACGAGTTGCCGTTCATGGCCACTGAAGCGTTGATCATCCGCGCCGTGCAGCGCGGGGTCGATCGCCAGGATGCGCATGAGCAGATCCGCCGGGCCAGCATCGCCGCGGCGCGCGCGGTCAAGGACGGCGCGCCGTCCAACGACATGCTGCTCCGCCTCGCCGCCGAGCCCACGTGGCCGGTGCCTGCCGACGAGATGCACGCCCTGCTCGACCCGCTCAATTTCATCGGTCGCGCCCGGGAGCAGGTGGACGAGTTTCTCACCGAGGTCGTGGAGCCCTTGCTCCGCGGCGCCCCCCCCGCCGAGCGGGAGGACGTACGGGTATGA
- a CDS encoding phosphatidylserine decarboxylase family protein, which translates to MSFAREGVPFIAGAAVIAAGAYALALDRRSWPLWVLAFLLTVIALWVAYFFRDPERNGPRGDALVIAPADGRIVHITEVDEPTFLGGRALRISVFMNVFNVHVNRYPVSGVVRYVHYNPGKFLNAAVEKASLENEQMSVGIAHGATRVLMRQIAGLIARRIVTYSKVGDEARQGERMGLIRFGSRVDVFLPTTAAIRVAVGQTTKAGMTVLAELTSP; encoded by the coding sequence GTGAGCTTCGCGCGCGAGGGGGTCCCGTTCATCGCCGGCGCCGCCGTCATCGCCGCCGGCGCCTACGCGCTGGCCCTCGACCGGCGGTCTTGGCCGTTGTGGGTGCTGGCCTTCCTGCTTACCGTGATCGCCCTCTGGGTGGCGTATTTCTTCCGCGATCCCGAACGGAACGGCCCGCGCGGCGACGCCCTCGTCATCGCGCCGGCCGACGGACGCATCGTGCACATCACGGAGGTCGATGAGCCGACGTTCCTCGGCGGCCGCGCCCTCCGGATATCGGTCTTCATGAACGTGTTCAACGTGCACGTGAACCGCTATCCGGTGAGCGGCGTCGTGCGCTACGTGCACTACAATCCCGGCAAATTCCTCAATGCCGCCGTGGAGAAGGCCAGTCTCGAGAACGAGCAGATGTCGGTGGGCATCGCGCACGGCGCCACGCGCGTGCTCATGCGCCAGATCGCCGGGCTCATCGCGCGACGGATCGTCACGTACAGCAAGGTCGGCGACGAGGCGCGCCAGGGCGAACGGATGGGACTCATCCGGTTCGGATCGCGCGTCGACGTGTTTCTTCCCACCACCGCCGCGATCCGCGTGGCGGTGGGTCAGACCACGAAGGCGGGCATGACCGTGCTCGCGGAGCTGACCTCGCCATGA